A genome region from Marasmius oreades isolate 03SP1 chromosome 5, whole genome shotgun sequence includes the following:
- a CDS encoding uncharacterized protein (antiSMASH:Cluster_5.6) gives MSFDEGYTDDSEFDHATVVTSSSAAVGNHLDQSEVFAGLNTAQGREELAYKLLSSLPRSRLVTIQRKLAPLLQFDIVGALPAEISLQIFTYLPCPTLLACGVVSRRWHSLANDQTLWKRLCRSRGWTWRHQHRLSPLYAIPQPQIPEDHQDSDDEGMGDSDEEAEEEEVADSLVPTGIEAAKAELTLMHTELDSGFASMSFEGAPLFNAFLRRQSSSSTLTRSLSSPFHTNPSTLRHSVANAHHPKAKEKAPMTKRSRTTSQRNSAPSISTHLFNSGMLLKPNYKLLYLTHIRIQRRMFTSSYRLSTLQTRDGITNPNHTLDAHQNTIYCLQLYTYSTTGKQVLFTGSRDKTIREWDMATGCVERVFCRVHTSSVLSVCAANGMLASAGSDRRVVVWDLGDRETQCRVEGGLDIPTSTGIVKVIEDHEDSVLCVRFDCERLVSCSKDRTVRTYTFPSLKPQFVLRAHRAAVNAVAISSTLIVSGSGDRSIRLWNATTGALLRTFENHHSRGIASIDFKSPFVISGSSDKHLRLLDISTLQGWCTFPDAHQHGYHHHQPTHTVANGTNANLANLTNNSDIPLPLAALGSPSSRYNHLPYCTPPFFTDDEDDLLPFTLPYSSIHNHAFVACQVCGSTSNVPVYGGTGHPIHDQEQCLHGYTDLSGFNVYNGGQGYGSGSTGGTTFPTVGRGPPLMMVGPGGRRFLPGFGGMGGGPGAAAANGYAAHSDLVRSVAFGGDFVFSGSYDLSIKVWDRKTGALVADLTGGHTGRIFSIGFDGTKIVSCGEDQKICIWDFSHGIDTSFVQL, from the exons AGCTCCAGTGCCGCTGTTGGGAATCATTTAGACCAATCTGAGGTGTTTGCTGGGTTGAATACCGCTCAAGGTCGAGAAG AACTTGCATATAAACTTCTCTCCTCATTACCTCGATCTCGCCTTGTAACTATTCAAAGGAAACTTGCACCTCTCTTACAGTTTGATATTGTCGGG GCTCTCCCGGCAGAGATATCGCTGCAGATATTTACCTACTTACCATGCCCGACCCTTTTAGCTTGTGGGGTTGTCAGCCGTCGATGGCACTCCCTAGCTAATGACCAAACTCTATGGAAACGATTGTGTCGTTCTCGAGGATGGACATGGCGCCACCAGCACCGTTTATCCCCCTTGTATGCCATACCACAGCCACAAATACCGGAAGATCACCAAGATTCGGATGACGAAGGCATGGGAGACTCTGATGAAGAggcagaagaggaagaagtggCTGATTCTCTGGTTCCTACCGGGATCGAAGCCGCTAAAGCAGAGTTGACGCTAATGCACACCGAACTGGATTCGGGGTTTGCGTCGATGTCTTTTGAAGGGGCGCCCTTGTTTAATGCATTTCTGAGGAGGCAGTCGAGTTCTTCAACACTTACGAGGTCATTATCATCGCCTTTTCATACCAATCCCAGCACCCTTCGACACAGTGTAGCCAACGCCCATCATCCGAAAGCGAAAGAAAAGGCTCCGATGACGAAACGTTCCAGAACTACTTCTCAACGTAATTCAGCGCCATCTATTTCTACACATTTATTCAACTCCGGCATGCTTCTCAAGCCCAACTACAAACTATTATACCTCACCCACATCCGAATTCAACGTCGAATGTTCACTTCATCCTACCGTCTTTCGACATTACAAACTCGCGATGGCATCACGAATCCCAATCACACTCTAGACGCTCACCAAAACACTATATACTGCCTCCAACTCTATACGTACTCCACAACAGGCAAACAAGTCCTCTTTACTGGGTCGCGTGACAAAACGATTCGGGAGTGGGACATGGCAACGGGCTGCGTGGAACGCGTGTTTTGTAGAGTGCACACAAGTAGTGTTCTCAGCGTTTGTGCGGCCAACGGGATGTTGGCTAGTGCCGGAAGCGATCGAAGAGTGGTTGTTTGGGATTTGGGTGACAGGGAAACCCAATGCCGTGTGGAAGGCGGGCTGGATATTCCGACTTCCACTGGAATTGTGAAAGTGATAGAGGATCACGAAGATAGTGTTTTATGTGTAAGGTTTGATTGTGAACGGTTAGTTTCGTGCTCGAAAG ACCGTACGGTGCGAACGTACACatttccatccttgaagCCTCAATTTGTATTGAGAGCTCATAGAGCAGCTGTAAACGCTGTAGCTATTTCATCGACATTGATAGTTTCTGGCTCTGGGGATCGGAGTATAAGGTTATGGAATGCGACGACCGGAGCATTATTAAGGACTTTTGAGAATCATCATAGTAGAGG AATTGCTTCGATTGATTTCAAGTCACCATTCGTTATCTCTGGATCGTCAGATAAGCACCTGAGGTTATTGGATATCTCTACCCTACAAGGCTGGTGCACATTTCCCGATGCACACCAACACGGATATCACCACCATCAACCTACACATACCGTCGCGAACGGTACGAATGCAAACCTCGCAAACCTCACCAACAATAGCGAcattccacttccacttgCAGCTCTTGGATCTCCATCTTCGCGATATAATCACCTACCTTATTGCACTCCACCTTTCTTTACCGATGACGAGGACGATTTACTCCCGTTCACCCTTCCATACTCCTCCATCCACAACCACGCCTTCGTTGCATGTCAGGTATGCGGCAGTACGAGTAACGTTCCTGTTTACGGAGGTACAGGTCATCCTATCCATGATCAGGAGCAGTGTTTACATGGATATACCGACCTTTCTGGGTTCAACGTTTATAATGGAGGACAAGGATACGGTTCAGGATCTACAGGTGGCACAACCTTTCCTACGGTTGGTAGAGGACCGCCATTGATGATGGTCGGTCCTGGCGGTCGCAGGTTTTTGCCCGGATTTGGTGGAATGGGCGGTGGCCCAGGGGCGGCGGCGGCAAACGGATATGCGGCACATTCTGATTTGGTGAGGAGCGTAGCGTTTGGTGGAGATTTTGTGTTCAGTGGGAGTTATGATTTAAGTATTAAG GTCTGGGATCGCAAGACAGGTGCGCTTGTGGCGGATTTGACAGGCGGACATACTGGGAGGATATTTTCAATTGGGTTTGACGGTACGAAG ATAGTTTCATGTGGCGAAGATCAA AAAATATGTATATGGGACTTTTCCCATGGGATCGATACAAGCTTTGTTCAATTATGA
- a CDS encoding uncharacterized protein (antiSMASH:Cluster_5.6) produces MSEFDADIYGDLYGADVTGQSPVEETQSPAATTKTETAEVASTQIPKPIVKSVEPSKLEPGTTPVSMTSTHHIPTYEEPSESRFPRTVGGYQNNPNSSSRPTELKEDGKMFIGGLNWDTTDEGLRDYFSQFGVVDACSIMRDPAGRSRCFAFLTFRDSESVDKVVAQYEHIVDGKIIDPKRAIPRHEHQKATKLFIGGLPGTINSESMREFFSQYGKVVESTVMLDQQTGRSKGFGFVSFEDTDVKPFLGFGNLAIDGKLIDVKLAQPRYQREANEQEGGGGGGGNYNNNNVNRVAGNGAGMAGAFGGGFSNTGGNLAGVGGGGQGNAPFDPQALAALYTRMFQMANGNVNMMSSMNPQMAMMGNGGMGAGMMGNMGMGTGMGGGMGGAVMGGAGVGGAGVGGVGGAAMGRGGMMGQPGAQVPRGPRGGPPSGGGPQRVGQRGHHGYHPYSR; encoded by the exons ATGTCGGAATTCGATGCTGATATCTATGGTG ACCTATATGGTGCCGACGTAACTGGACAATCCCCAGTAGAGGAGACACAATCACCCGCAGCAACTacgaaaacagaaacagctGAGGTAGCATCGACCCAAATTCCGAAACCTATCGTAAAGTCAGTCGAACCTAGCAAACTCGAACCCGGAACGACTCCAGTGTCAATGACATCTACGCACCATATACCCACCTATGAAGAACCCTCAGAGAGCCGATTTCCACGTACAGTTGGTGGCTACCAGAACAATCCAAACAGTAGCTCGAGGCCTACCGAGTTGAAAGAAGACGG GAAAATGTTCATCGGAGGGCTCAATTGGGACACAACCGATG AAGGACTACGAGACTATTTCTCCCAGTTTGGGGTAGTGGATGCGTGCTCCATCATGCGAGACCCAGCCGGAAGATCACGATGTTTCGCTTTCCTAACCTTCCGAGACTCAGAAAGTGTCGACAAAGTCGTAGCCCAGTACGAACACATTGTGGATGGGAAAATC ATTGACCCAAAGCGAGCCATACCCCGCCACGAACACCAAAAAGCGACAAAGCTCTTTATCGGCGGTTTACCGGGAACCATCAACTCTGAATCAATGAGAGAGTTTTTCTCGCAGTATGGCAAAGTGGTTGAATCGACCGTTATGTTAGACCAACAGACAGGAAGAAGTAAAGGGTTTGGGTTCGTATCATTCGAAGATACGGATGTCAAGCCGTTTTTAGGGTTTGGAAACTTGGCCATCGACGGGAAACTC aTTGATGTCAAATTAGCCCAACCGCGTTATCAACGAGAGGCAAACGAACaagagggtggtggtggtggtggtggcaacTATAACAACAACAACGTCAATCGTGTCGCGGGTAATGGCGCAGGGATGGCAGGTGCCTTTGGTGGCGGCTTCAGTAATACAGGCGGTAATCTTGCAGGCGTCGGAGGGGGAGGACAAGGAAATGCACCTTTTGACCCGCAGGCACTGGCTGCTCTTTACACACGGATGTTCCAGATGGCGAATGGAAATGTGAACATGATGAGTAGTATGAATCCTCAGATGGCAATGATGGGGAATGGCGGGATGGGTGCTGGAATGATGGGCAATATGGGCATGGGCACTGGCATGGGTGGGGGAATGGGTGGTGCTGTGATGGGTGGTGCTGGGGTGGGCGGTGCTGGGGTAGGGGGTGTTGGTGGTGCTGCAATGGGCAGAGGTGGTATGATGGGTCAACCTGGCGCTCAAGTTCCTAGAGGTCCAAGAGGAGGCCCACCGAGTGGTGGCGGCCCTCAACGAGTGGGACAGCGGGGACATCACGGATACCATCCTTACTCCCGATGA
- the COP3 gene encoding Alpha-muurolene synthase (antiSMASH:Cluster_5.6) yields the protein MAIDLTTNAPPSTKARSITAAAQVPSPSEYSDSDDGEFMLPDLVSHCNFPLVYHSNGDAVAAESVKWLDENCPILNDKRREALYGLQAGELTAYCYNTAADDRLRVVSDFMNYLFHLDNISDGMMTSDTEVLADSVMNALWFPEFYKPTLSLDKEQPEEEINAGKLARDFWGRCIRDAGPGCQARFKETLELFFRAVNIQADARDSDMVPDLESYIDIRRDTSGCKPCWALIEYALDIDLPEFVAADPVIVALNQYTNDLVTWSNDIFSYNVEQARGDKHNMVVILMHHHGHTLQSAVNAVGTMCRETIDNFTETRKSIPSWNSEVDEMVERYVRGLQDWIVGSLHWSFQTTRYFGTEGQTIKHGRVVKLLPVGEHADW from the exons ATGGCTATCGATCTCACAACCAACGCACCACCATCGACCAAGGCCAGAAGTATCACTGCTGCTGCGCAGGTCCCATCACCATCCGAATATTCCGACTCCGACGACGGAGAGTTCATGCTCCCTGACCTCGTTTCCCATTGCAATTTCCCCCTCGTGTATCACAGTAACGGCGATGCAGTCGCCGCGGAGTCTGTCAAATGGCTGGACGAAAACTGCCCAATCCTCAACGATAAAAGGAGAGAAGCGCTCTATGGCTTGCAAGCCGGAGAGTTAACTGCATACTGCTACAACACTGCTGCAGACGATAGGCTTCGCGTCGTTTCTGATTTCATGAACTATCTATTCCACCT GGATAACATCAGTGATGGAATGATGACTAGCGATACGGAAGTGCTAGCCGATTCTGTCATGAACGCTCTCTGGTTCCCAGAGTTCTACAAACCGACACTTTCGCTTGACAAAGAGCAACCcgaggaagaaatcaatgCCGGAAAGCTTGCTAGAGA TTTCTGGGGACGTTGCATCCGCGACGCAGGACCTGGCTGTCAAGCGCGGTTCAAGGAAACCCTCGAACTTTTCTTCAGGGCTGTCAACATTCAAGCTGACGCTCGTGATTCGGACATGGTTCCAGACCTCGAGTCGTACATTGACATCCGAAGAGACACTTCCG GCTGCAAACCCTGCTGGGCGCTCATCGA ATATGCACTTGATATCGATCTCCCTGAGTTTGTCGCCGCAGACCCTGTCATCGTCGCTTTGAATCAATACACGAATGATCTCGTTACCTGGTCAAAC GACATATTTTCGTACAATGTAGAACAAGCACGAGGCGATAAGCACAACATGGTCGTCATACTGATGCATCACCACGGCCATACCCTTCAAAGTGCGGTGAATGCTGTTGGGACAATGTGTCGAGAGACGATTGACAACTTTACTGAGACGAGGAAGAGTATTCCTTCGTGGAATTCGGAGGTTGATGAGATGGTGGAACGTTATGTCCGAGGTCTACAGGATTGGATTGTTGG GTCCCTTCACTGGAGCTTCCAGACAACTCGTTATTTCGGAACTGAGGGTCAGACCATTAAGCACGGCCGAGTTGTTAAGCTTCTTCCCGTCGGAGAGCACGCCGACTGGTAA
- a CDS encoding uncharacterized protein (antiSMASH:Cluster_5.6): MLKTTLLPLILFPIYTLSIPPPSTIRTIAPPDGKSLVLGNGTIIPVGISDMGDHNTYFGLRRIVNITVNAPNGTTIASVIEGKLEDCRLFPGVKVTTLAKVDQEGTYTARWNITYAITTSPEQINTTSCGPEPLSFQNFTLESTFKVTLSGAAAESVTVAEGTATRTLSSQPTGSVNGGLATMRASQCAVVIIMIMFAGVLASVF; the protein is encoded by the exons ATGCTCAAGACTACACTACTACCATTAATCCTCTTTCCAATCTATACTCTTTCTATTCCACCTCCTTCAACCATTAGGACGATTGCCCCACCAGACGGGAAAAGCTTGGTGTTGGGCAATGGAACTATCATACCTGTCGGGATAAGTGACATGGGTGATCATAACACGTACTTTGGCCTCCGGCGCATCGTCAACATCACCGTCAACGCTCCCAATGGTACCACGATAGCATCCGTAATCGAGGGCAAGTTAGAAGATTGCAGGCTCTTTCCAGGCGTAAAAGTAACAACCTTGGCAAAGGTGGATCAGGAAGGAAC CTACACAGCACGCTGGAATATCACATACGCCATCACGACTTCCCCTGAGCAAATCAACACTACTAGTTGCGGTCCAGAACCATTGTCATTCCAGAATTTCACCCTCGAATCGACCTTTAAAGTAACCCTGAGTGGGGCTGCAGCAGAATCAGTGACGGTAGCAGAGGGTACTGCAACGCGTACTCTCAGTAGTCAACCCACTGGATCGGTCAATGGCGGCTTGGCCACCATGCGGGCTTCTCAGTGTGCGGTTGTAATTATTATGATTATGTTCGCTGGGGTTTTGGCCTCAGTATTCTAG
- a CDS encoding putative NRPS-like protein biosynthetic cluster (antiSMASH:Cluster_5.6), with amino-acid sequence MHIKSPYPPPPDLPPNEPLNVFNVMFNRPDQKEWTDFTLYVDSTTGKKLKYSAYRKRMEYVTTALGAPISKGGLGLGIEGGTDLETRDDGTLVRPVKEMVGIMSENSSDYSVLVNSLLAGTIPYALISAYSTRFELLHALKLTHLTRLFVQAKHLPLVVPAAKEVGIPMDRIYVIDGGDHEMVQGHTTLFGLIEGVHRKVIPPVGVRPAKMNTLAYLIFSSGTSGLPKAVMITHGSLASSLLQFATVLQSNTNPPPVLPTPEGIPIGLGFLPMHHVYGLGTYCQRNWFSPATFIMIPRWSVNEALRIIKKYGLTHLNLVPAALHQLVHHPDITKDHFKTLIAATCGAAYTPSALVDQFQKYLPVQIDFLLGYGMSEATYNASGQPPDGVTSSTGKPLHKTHGEGAIGVLNAGTEARILREDGTDADVGEVGEFYVKGGNVVPGYWENSEANRETFVRFDDEDGRYGGRWLRTGDRMWSDADGALFYADRSKDTLKVSGSQVSPVEIENVLLAHPEKLITDVTVAGVTPNDLVVSTSTESRKELGEKVPRAWVVLSEAGKRLGEQNVLGVLDRWHRESLSRYKWLRGGIGIVQEIPKNPTGKTLRRVLVDEYERDLKSRRSKL; translated from the exons ATGCATATCAAGTCGCCTTACCCACCCCCACCCGACCTTCCCCCAAACGAACCTCTAAACGTGTTCAATGTCATGTTTAACAGGCCAGACCAGAAGGAATGGACGGATTTTACACTCTACGTCGACTCGACGACTGGGAAGAAACTTAAGTACAG TGCCTACCGGAAACGTATGGAATATGTAACGACCGCTCTCGGAGCACCTATATCGAAGGGCGGATTAGGTCTCGGAATCGAGGGTGGTACAGATCTAGAGACGCGAGATGACGGTACGCTCGTCAGGCCCGTGAAGGAGATGGTGGGCATCATGAGTGAGAATTCCTCT GACTACTCCGTTCTAGTCAACTCCCTTCTCGCAGGAACGATACCATACGCTCTGATCTCTGCCTACTCAACCCGTTTCGAGTTATTACACGCTCTAAAGCTGACTCACCTAACGCGACTTTTCGTCCAAGCCAAACACCTCCCCTTGGTCGTACCTGCTGCAAAGGAAGTGGGCATACCGATGGATAGGATATATGTGATTGACGGGGGTGATCATGAAATGGTTCAAGGACACACGACGCTATTTGGGTTGATTGAAGGTGTGCATAGGAAGGTGATACCTCCTGTAGGCGTTCGTCCGGCTAAAATGAACACTCTGGCGTATTTGATCTTTTCGAGTGGGACTAGTGGGTTACCGAAAG CCGTTATGATCACACATGGAAGCCTTGCGTCTAGTTTACTGCAATTTGCGACTGTACTGCAGTCCAATACAAAC CCACCCCCGGTCTTGCCCACTCCGGAAGGCATCCCGATTGGCCTGGGTTTCTTGCCAATGCACCACGTATACGGTCTGGGCACCTACTGCCAGCGCAACTGGTTCTCCCCAGCTACGTTTATTATGATACCCAGATGGAGCGTTAACGAGGCTTTACGGATCATCAAGAA ATACGGCTTAACCCATCTCAACCTAGTACCGGCAGCCCTACACCAACTCGTCCACCATCCCGATATCACTAAAGACCACTTCAAAACGCTGATCGCTGCCACTTGCGGTGCGGCGTATACGCCTTCAGCGTTGGTGGACCAGTTCCAGAAGTATTTACCGGTTCAGATTGATTTCTTACTTG GCTATGGGATGTCAGAAGCCACCTACAACGCCAGCGGTCAACCCCCCGATGGTGTCACCTCAAGCACCGGTAAACCCCTCCACAAAACCCACGGAGAAGGGGCTATTGGGGTCTTGAACGCAGGAACGGAGGCACGAATTCTTCGTGAGGATGGGACGGACGCTGATGTGGGGGAGGTTGGAGAGTTTTATGTGAAGGGTGGGAATGTCGTACCTGGGTATTGGGAGAATTCTGAGGCGAATCGGGAGACGTTTGTGAggtttgatgatgaggatgggaGGTATGGTGGGAGGTGGTTGAGGACTGGGGATAGGATGTGGAGTGATGCGGATGGAGCGTTGTT CTACGCAGATAGATCGAAAGACACATTGAAAGTATCAGGATCTCAAGTCTCACCTGTCGAAATCGAGAACGTACTTCTCGCACATCCAGAGAAGCTTATAACGGACGTGACGGTTGCTGGAGTGACACCGAACGATTTGGTTGTTAGTACTAGTACGGAAAGTCGGAAAGAGTTGGGAGAGAAGGTTCCGCGTGCGTGGGTTGTGTTGAGTGAAGCTGGGAAACGACTAGGGGAGCAGAATGTGCTTGGGGTGTTGGATAGGTGGCATAGGGAGAGTTTGAGTCGGTATAAGTGGTTGAGAGGGGGGATTGGGATTGTTCAAGAG ATTCCTAAGAACCCTACTGGGAAGACGTTGCGACGGGTGTTGGTAGACGAGTATGAACGTGATTTGAAGAGTAGAAGAAGCAAGCTGTGA
- a CDS encoding uncharacterized protein (antiSMASH:Cluster_5.6) yields MSSTTYRPDLTLWRDITPLPQPLIKATPHSAHILVIGGGVLGLVQAWSLLDKGYRVTILAKEWASFGQSQRLTSQISGALWEYPPAVCGQHTDEISLNHSKKWCMTAYHIYNGIASDPELSKDSGIRMMPSNFYFPHHIDGDLFQSGKMKEMMASGVVGFRRGLELVTEHNIDPTHGGVDAYGIMAPVIDTDAAMAWLMDLVKAKGAKMVTETIHGDLLPQEDRLRYRFGADVIINCTGLAGIETAGDETCYPIRGGLIRVINDGVDFPKVTGALTISADAAGVNEIVFIVPRNDKILLLGGFAESDEWKLDLTLDSPVMKRMKARCESFIPGLKNARVDPTYPMAQGLRPFRRQNVRVERELRPHISSPTKPSRIVHSYGHGGAGWSLTFGCAGDVLGLVEEALRDMPARPTTSTRMPAPQPSRQYVPEIQIQARM; encoded by the exons ATGAGCTCTACCACCTACAGACCTGATTTGACCCTCTGGAGAGACATCACTCCCCTCCCCCAACCCCTCATCAAAGCTACTCCTCACTCTGCCCACATCCTCGTCATCGGCGGAGGCGTCCTCGGACTCGTCCAAGCCTGGTCTCTCCTCGACAAAGGCTACAGAGTCACCATCCTCGCCAAAGAATGGGCCTCCTTCGGCCAATCCCAACGCCTCACCTCCCAAATCTCCGGTGCCCTCTGGGAATACCCCCCAGCCGTCTGTGGTCAACACACCGACGAAATCTCCCTCAACCACAGTAAAAAATGGTGCATGACCGCTTATCACATATACAACGGTATCGCCTCCGACCCTGAGCTTTCAAAAGACTCTGGTATCAGGATGATGCCTAGTAATTTTTATTTCCCGCATCATATCGATGGGGATCTGTTCCAGTCTGGGAAGATGAAAGAGATGATGGCGAGTGGGGTTGTTGGGTTTAGGCGAGGGCTTGAACTTGTGACTGAGCATAATATTGATCCTACGCATGGTGGTGTTGATGCTTATGGGATTATGGCCCCTGTTATTGATACCGACGCTGCTATGGCGTGGCTTATGGATTTGGTCAAGGCCAAAGGCGCGAAAATGGTGACGGAGACCATCCATGGTGATCTCCTTCCACAAGAAGACCGATTGCGCTATCGGTTTGGTGCGGACGTTATCATCAACTGCACGGGACTCGCGGGGATAGAAACAGCTGGAGACGAGACGTGTTATCCCATCCGTGGAGGGCTTATTCGTGTTATCAACGACGGAGTGGATTTCCCGAAAGTGACGGGTGCTCTTACGATTTCTGCTGATGCAGCTGGAGTTAATGAGATTGTGTTCATCGTTCCCCGAAACGATAAAATTCTTCTTCTCGGTG GTTTCGCCGAATCCGATGAATGGAAATTAGACCTTACACTCGACTCTCCTGTTATGAAACGCATGAAAGCCCGCTGCGAATCGTTCATCCCGGGACTCAAAAACGCCCGTGTCGACCCAACCTACCCCATGGCTCAAGGCCTCCGTCCCTTCCGCAGACAAAACGTTCGAGTCGAAAGGGAACTACGACCTCACATCTCCAGTCCTACCAAACCCAGTCGTATCGTTCATTCGTACGGTCATGGAGGAGCTGGTTGGAGTTTGACGTTTGGATGTGCAGGTGATGTCCTTGGGCTTGTTGAAGAGGCGTTGAGGGATATGCCTGCCAGGCCGACCACGAGTACGAGGATGCCGGCTCCGCAGCCGTCCCGCCAGTATGTTCCTGAGATTCAGATTCAGGCGAGGATGTAA